The DNA window TCATCAACAAGACCAGCTATAATCCCCTCGAAGACGACGCGATGGACCTCCTCGATTACGAGACGCGTGAAGAGGTGATCTACCAACTCTTCTACGGCAGCATCCAGGTGGCGGTGATCTTCCTCGGCGGCAACGACCTGAAGAACGACTACAACGATATCTTCAACGACACCGAATCCGCGAACTTCTTCCCAGGAATCCTCCAGCGTCTGCAGAATATCCACGGGTTCGTCCGAAACACCCGCGCGCAACTCCCGATCGTGGTCTGCACGATTCCCGACGTCGGAGCCACGCCGAACGTCAACGGCACCTACAACGACCCGGTGAAAGCGGCTTCCACCCGCGCCAAGATCGCGGCTTTCAACCAGTCGATCGATGACACCTTCTCACCCCTCTACCGCACGGAGGTCGCTCGAATCGACGAACTGACCGCTCTGGTCTTCGACCTGATGCCCTTCCACCTCAACGGCACCGTCTTCACAATTGAAGGAGATCCGGAGAATCCCCCGGACCGGGTCTTCTGTCGCGACGATTTCCACCCCAATACCGTTGCGCAGGCACTAATCGCCAACGAGATCATCGGGGCGATCAACACCTTCAGCCCGATCACCTCGCAGACGGTGACCCCGTTCCACGATCGCGAGATCCTCCAGAACCTCCTCGGCCTTGATCCCGACC is part of the Haloferula helveola genome and encodes:
- a CDS encoding SGNH/GDSL hydrolase family protein; the protein is MPRLACLLLILLTSLGSAAPLRILAIGDSLTEEYAFEIPFSAPASDPGNANARNWPELFRIFRPTEASLGPYEGTAGSYLDYRNGGHEWNFGVPSFTTVDWQRVINKTSYNPLEDDAMDLLDYETREEVIYQLFYGSIQVAVIFLGGNDLKNDYNDIFNDTESANFFPGILQRLQNIHGFVRNTRAQLPIVVCTIPDVGATPNVNGTYNDPVKAASTRAKIAAFNQSIDDTFSPLYRTEVARIDELTALVFDLMPFHLNGTVFTIEGDPENPPDRVFCRDDFHPNTVAQALIANEIIGAINTFSPITSQTVTPFHDREILQNLLGLDPDQPYLDWAAGYPLTGTGPDDDDDRDGLPNLVEMTLGTRPDQFSSPLTGDWKTGLSWTPDPVGIRYASLFAEESSNLTGWTPVPEARLSESGGTITAYPAPGLPASFVRLNAAPRP